In Harmonia axyridis chromosome 6, icHarAxyr1.1, whole genome shotgun sequence, a single window of DNA contains:
- the LOC123682021 gene encoding uncharacterized protein LOC123682021 isoform X2, giving the protein MVDNSCVIEGSVKFRDGKKWKSRWCVMRKLSPVADCLHLQLYRDSKDRYKQGQTKASLSLEHFLGLESGFTLDKESHTVAILCQDVVVVLAFDNRERLMQWQVKLSSHLGDGPHFLVLISSAPPKSRIPQGPARLHVQERGFCLTTGVPPRISGQWLISNLRRYGVVEGRFCFEGGSRCGKGEGLHVLLTDQGDEITSTFKVAATGSLHSSRRRPVSRNMSVMDSPRRPPLRSDGRAVLDLSEGSMSRADSPYTDLESNYGCGDSISNDGWGPPPIERCMSCISKLGALSRSSTATVPMGLTPFWEHTCDGHSISSGSDSSGWSQTITRPPARPPKPGCSVMSPTKANQGQPSYDNYDVPKIPYPVESKGDEHYDTPRKLKECIFETVQKPCGCIVRIRQPEGEKQPERQPERHPEKQPDRPCVCQRLMSCWTTTEDVHALYATVDKSKKCHRTQPTASNANYANLAPHNEAIERPPEKTQPPTIPAATNYENMEFAQTLQLYENSKEIQDKCRDTCEKCGHSQEDYLMMEPSNKPAQPHPGYLPMSPAVKQRLEKVLSNSNPNLGPALDRSNKPSGSSMFQANIYQRKQILDYTDNLQRKRSNSADSSSRCEETEMSSPTPPTTCQCSQQIAVRRSSSVPCKSNRDSSSSNDSGVFELPRKVQLCPTTLPRRSKSSDPLRDLSFQFNKTDGKSASAEAEVPVCPSGSTSSGTSDMSDYFETLSLSSHSSSEAPPPSCTLRPRSGNEYLSLQRLIAPVPEERHN; this is encoded by the exons ATTGCCTGCATCTCCAACTGTACAGAGACTCCAAAGACCGCTACAAGCAAGGCCAGACCAAGGCCTCCCTATCCCTAGAACACTTCCTAGGCCTCGAGTCAGGCTTCACCCTAGACAAGGAATCCCACACAGTAGCCATACTATGCCAGGACGTCGTAGTAGTCCTAGCCTTCGACAACAGAGAGCGCCTCATGCAGTGGCAGGTCAAGCTCAGTTCACACCTGGGTGACGGACCGCACTTCTTGGTACTCATCTCTTCCGCCCCGCCAAAATCCAGAATTCCCCAGGGTCCTGCCAGGTTGCACGTGCAAGAGAGGGGGTTCTGTCTGACGACAGGGGTGCCTCCAAGGATATCCGGTCAGTGGCTCATCAGCAACCTGAGGAGGTATGGAGTGGTGGAGGGGAGGTTCTGTTTCGAGGGTGGGTCCAGATGTGGAAAGGGGGAGGGGCTGCATGTCTTGCTGACGGATCAGGGGGATGAAATAACGAGTACGTTCAAGGTGGCTGCGACCGGTAGCTTGCACAGTTCTAGAAGGAGGCCTGTTTCTAGGAATATGTCAG TTATGGACAGTCCCCGTCGACCTCCTCTTCGAAGCGATGGACGCGCAGTCCTAGACCTAAGCGAAGGCTCTATGTCCAGGGCAGACTCGCCCTATACGGACCTGGAAAGTAACTACGGCTGTGGAGATAGTATATCAAATGACGGTTGGGGTCCACCTCCTATAGAAAGGTGTATGAGCTGCATCAGCAAACTCGGAGCCTTGTCTAGGTCTTCCACGGCCACCGTACCCATGGGCTTGACGCCTTTCTGGGAGCACACTTGTGATGGTCACTCGATCAGCAGCGGTTCGGACAGCAGTGGATGGAGTCAGACGATAACCAGGCCTCCGGCTAGGCCACCCAAACCTGGCTGTTCGGTTATGAGTCCTACTAAGGCCAATCAAGGTCAACCTAGCTACGATAATTATGACGTACCGAAAATACCATATCCAGTG GAATCAAAAGGCGACGAGCACTACGACACACCAAGGAAGCTCAAGGAATGCATATTCGAAACTGTACAGAAACCCTGCGGCTGCATAGTACGCATCCGCCAACCGGAAGGAGAGAAACAGCCGGAAAGACAACCAGAACGCCACCCTGAAAAACAACCAGATCGTCCATGCGTCTGCCAACGACTAATGTCCTGCTGGACGACCACCGAAGACGTACACGCCCTTTACGCAACTGTAGATAAAAGCAAGAAGTGTCATCGGACGCAACCTACCGCCAGCAACGCAAACTACGCCAACCTAGCACCGCATAACGAAGCCATCGAACGTCCACCGGAAAAGACCCAACCACCAACCATTCCAGCTGCCACCAACTACGAAAACATGGAATTTGCTCAAACGCTTCAGCTCTACGAGAACTCCAAAGAGATCCAGGACAAATGCAGGGATACGTGCGAGAAGTGCGGTCATTCTCAAGAGGATTATCTGATGATGGAGCCGTCCAACAAGCCTGCACAACCACACCCTGGCTACCTCCCGATGTCACCTGCTGTTAAGCAGCGTTTGGAGAAGGTGTTGTCTAATAGTAACCCGAATTTAGGACCAGCCTTAGATCGCTCGAACAAACCTTCAGGGTCTTCCATGTTCCAGGCGAACATCTACCAACGAAAACAAATACTAGACTACACGGATAACCTACAACGAAAGAGATCCAACTCTGCAGATTCCTCCAGCAGATGCGAGGAGACCGAGATGTCTTCACCGACGCCTCCAACGACTTGCCAGTGCAGCCAGCAGATAGCGGTAAGGAGGTCTTCCTCCGTGCCCTGCAAGTCCAACAGGGATTCGTCGAGTTCCAACGATTCAGGTGTATTCGAACTGCCACGCAAGGTTCAATTATGTCCAACTACTCTTCCTAGACGTTCTAAGTCGTCGGATCCGCTTAGGGATCTTAGTTTTCAATTCAACAAGACTGATGGTAAATCTGCCAGTGCCGAGGCCGAGGTTCCTGTCTGTCCTTCGGGATCTACCAGTAGTGGGACGTCTGATATGTCCGATTATTTCGAGACGCTGTCTTTATCCTCGCATAGTTCTAGCGAAGCACCTCCACCTAGCTGTACGCTGAGACCGAGGTCTGGTAACGAGTATCTCAGTCTTCAGAGGCTGATAGCACCGGTCCCGGAGGAACGACACAACTAG